The following coding sequences lie in one Pseudostreptobacillus hongkongensis genomic window:
- a CDS encoding YjjG family noncanonical pyrimidine nucleotidase — MKYKYIFFDLDNTLLDFDEAENNALNELFLNHKVENISEYMKVYKEINKQLWEKLEKNEITREFLKNTRFKTLFSTFNKEINGNEFAKEYEILLGKQGVHIDGAIELLDKLKNEGLKIYALTNGITNIQKNRLKNSKIEKYFDKVYISEEIGYQKPYIPFYNHIEKDIKGFEKSKSIMIGDSLSADIQGAINYHIDSIWYNPKNLEKNLSIKPTFMVNTYSEILKILIEDKGSEF; from the coding sequence ATGAAATATAAATATATATTTTTTGACTTAGATAATACTTTACTTGATTTTGATGAAGCAGAAAATAATGCTTTAAATGAATTATTCTTAAATCATAAAGTAGAAAATATTAGTGAATATATGAAAGTATATAAAGAAATTAATAAGCAGTTATGGGAAAAACTTGAAAAAAATGAAATAACTAGAGAATTTCTTAAAAATACTAGATTTAAAACCCTATTTTCTACATTTAATAAAGAAATTAATGGTAATGAGTTTGCTAAAGAGTATGAAATTTTACTTGGAAAACAAGGAGTTCATATAGATGGAGCAATAGAATTATTAGATAAATTGAAAAATGAAGGATTAAAGATTTATGCTTTAACTAATGGTATAACTAATATACAAAAAAATAGATTAAAAAATTCAAAAATAGAAAAGTATTTTGATAAGGTATATATTTCAGAAGAAATAGGTTATCAAAAACCATATATTCCTTTCTATAATCATATAGAAAAGGATATAAAAGGATTTGAAAAATCTAAAAGTATAATGATAGGTGATAGCTTATCAGCAGATATACAAGGAGCTATAAATTATCATATAGATAGTATATGGTATAATCCTAAAAACTTAGAGAAAAACTTAAGTATAAAACCAACATTTATGGTAAATACATATAGTGAGATTTTAAAAATATTAATAGAGGATAAAGGTAGTGAATTTTAA
- a CDS encoding leucyl aminopeptidase: MKYSIVKNEKALDAVLVFEGEKVENKVFEIMNEKGLFLGKEGEILIYRNLENTEKVALIGLGKEKNLTLDKVRRIFFNLAKEMENKKETEINVEIPKLNGMCTRRTYMAALEGMIHAEYKFDKYKTEKVNILEKTVNFTINPLKLEKVEKGLKEITNTMEGVFLTRDLVNMPSQDIYPESLAKITKEELEKVGVKVSIYTEEEIEKIGMKAYLSVARGSENKPYLIVMEYLNDTSNNEKIALVGKGVTYDTGGYSIKPNEGMKTMHCDMGGAGTVIGTMYALAKNNVKTNVFGVVAACENSISGNAYKPGDVISSLAGKSIEVDNTDAEGRLTLADAIYYSHSVLKVDKIIDLATLTGACLVALAEYSTGAVTNNQELFDAINKASKLAGEPIWQLPTSDEYRALNNSRVADIKNSGGRMGGTITAGLFLESFTNNVPWVHLDIAGTAYLSKAYGYLPIAATGVHIKTLVEFLDNGVKCK; encoded by the coding sequence ATGAAATACAGTATAGTTAAAAACGAAAAAGCTTTAGATGCAGTTTTAGTATTTGAAGGAGAAAAAGTAGAAAATAAAGTATTTGAAATTATGAATGAAAAAGGGCTTTTCTTAGGAAAAGAAGGAGAAATTTTAATTTATAGAAATTTAGAAAATACTGAAAAAGTAGCTTTAATAGGATTAGGTAAAGAAAAAAATCTAACTTTAGATAAAGTTAGAAGAATATTCTTTAATCTTGCTAAAGAAATGGAAAATAAGAAAGAAACAGAAATAAATGTTGAAATACCAAAATTAAATGGTATGTGTACAAGAAGAACATATATGGCTGCTCTTGAAGGTATGATACATGCTGAATATAAGTTTGATAAGTATAAAACAGAAAAAGTTAATATATTAGAAAAAACAGTAAACTTTACAATAAATCCTTTAAAATTAGAAAAAGTAGAAAAAGGATTAAAAGAAATAACTAATACAATGGAAGGAGTATTCCTTACACGTGATTTAGTTAATATGCCATCACAAGATATATATCCAGAATCATTAGCTAAAATTACAAAAGAAGAACTTGAAAAAGTTGGAGTTAAGGTAAGTATATATACTGAAGAAGAAATAGAAAAAATAGGAATGAAAGCATATTTATCAGTTGCAAGAGGATCAGAAAATAAACCATACTTAATAGTAATGGAGTATTTAAATGATACAAGTAATAATGAAAAAATAGCTTTAGTTGGTAAAGGGGTAACATATGATACAGGAGGTTATTCAATAAAACCAAATGAAGGAATGAAAACTATGCATTGTGATATGGGTGGAGCAGGAACTGTAATAGGTACTATGTATGCTCTTGCTAAAAATAATGTTAAAACTAATGTATTTGGTGTAGTAGCTGCATGTGAAAATTCTATTAGTGGAAATGCATATAAACCAGGAGATGTAATAAGTTCACTTGCTGGTAAATCTATTGAAGTAGATAATACAGATGCTGAAGGAAGATTAACTCTTGCTGATGCAATTTATTATTCACATTCTGTATTAAAAGTTGATAAAATAATAGATTTAGCAACTTTAACAGGTGCATGTCTTGTAGCTTTAGCAGAATATAGTACAGGAGCTGTAACAAATAATCAAGAATTATTTGATGCAATCAATAAGGCTTCAAAACTTGCAGGAGAACCTATATGGCAACTTCCTACATCTGATGAATATAGAGCTTTAAATAATTCTAGAGTAGCAGATATTAAAAATTCTGGTGGAAGAATGGGAGGAACAATTACAGCAGGATTATTCCTTGAATCATTTACCAATAATGTTCCTTGGGTACATTTAGATATAGCAGGAACTGCATACTTATCTAAGGCTTATGGATATTTACCTATAGCAGCAACAGGAGTTCATATTAAAACTTTAGTTGAATTTTTAGATAATGGAGTTAAATGTAAATAA